The window GAGGTAGCTCGAGGGCGGGTTGGGCAGGTCGCCTCGGCAGTCCGAGCGCGCTCCCCAGGCATGATCGATGCGGCCCCAATATCCCCCAACGAAGCCGCCGCCGTGGGCCGCGACGATCTTCAGCGCGGGATAGCGCTCCAGCACGCCGTCGAAGATGAGGTGATGCAGGGCCAGCGTCGTCTCCAGCGGGTTGCCGATCACGTTGTTGAAGTAGAAGCGCTGGAAGCGCGCCCCCTCGGTGAAGCCGTTGGGATGGATGAAAACTGTCGCCCCGAGTTCCTCCGCGCGCTTCCAGAACGGCTCGTGGGACGGGTCGGATACCTCGCGCCCGGCGAGCGTGGTCAGGATCTGCACGCCCTTGAAGCCGAGCTCGTTTACGCAGCGGTCGAGCTCCCGCACGGCCAGTTCGGCGTCCTGCATCGGCACGGTGCCGAAGGCGACGAAGCGGTCCGGCCTTCGGGCGACGAAGTCGCGCAGGCCGTCGTTGACGAGCCGCGCCGCCTCGGCGCCGACCTCGCCGGATACCGCGTAGCAGCACTGGTTGGGCGTCGGCATGACGAGCTGCATGTCCACCCCCATGGCGTCGAGGTTGCGGATCCTGTGGTCCTGGTCGAACAGGCGCACCTTCACATCCTCGTCCTGCCGGTCGTTGACGGCGCGCGTTTCCGGCGTCTGCCAGCGGGCGAGCGGGATCGTGTCCATGTCGAGGTGCGGCTTCAGGAAGGCACCGGCCGCCGCGACCGCGATGTGGGCATGGGCATCGAAGGTGAGGCTTCGCGGGCGGAACTGCCGCCCAGGCTTGTCGTGGCTACGCGCTTCGGTGGCGACGTAGCGGTTCCAGATCTCGGTCGTTGCGGTCATGGGATGTGATGCTCCTGATATCAGCCGCCGTCGACGGTGGATCGTCGACGGCTGGTCACGCCGCACGAGCGGCGGCGCGCATTCGCGCTGGCCAGCGGCTGGAAGATCCGACCGCTCGCACGAGAGGTGAAGGGACCGGGGCGGGGCGGCCATCCCGTCAGAACACCCCGAGGTGTTGCGCGATCGTCGCCTCGTCGGCGGCGAGCGCCGCGGCCGTGCCGGTGAAGACCACGGAGCCCGTGTTGATGAGAGCGACGTCGTCACAGAGCTCGAGCGCCAGCTTGATGTTCTGCTCGACCAGCACGATCGACAGGCCTTCGCCCCTCAGCCGTGCGATGATTCGCCCGACCTCGGCCACGATCTGCGGCGCGAGACCTTCCGAAGGCTCGTCCATCAGGAGCACGCGGGGGTTGGTCATGAGCGCGCGGCCGATGGCGAGCATCTGCTGCTCCCCGCCCGACATCAGGCCCGCATGCTGCGACTGCCGCTCGCGCAGGCGCGGAAACATCGCGAAGACCGAGTCGAGCGACCAGGCCACCGGCGCGTCCTTCGCGGGCCGGCGCGCCGCCACCGCGAGGTTCTCGCGCACGGTCAGGCTGCGGAAGATGCGCCGCCCCTGCGGCACGATCGCGACGCGCCTCGACGCCATGGCTTCGGGCGAAGGGCGGCGGACGGTCTCGCCCGCCACGGCGATGCTGCCCCCGCGCGTCTGCACGAGCCCCACGATGGCGTTGAGGCAGGTGGACTTGCCGGCGCCGTTGCGCCCGAGCAGGCCCAGCAGGCGCCCCGCCCCGAGGCGCAGCGACACGCCGTGCAACACGTGGCTGTCGCCGTAGAAGGCCTGGACGGCGGACAGGGCGAGGATGTCAGTGGCCAAGGTACACCTCGCGGGTGCGCGGGTCGGCGACGACGTCGGCGCGGGAGCCTTCCACGACCACCTCACCGAAGTTGAGCAGGGTGATCCGGTCCGCGAAGCCCAGCGCGACATCCATGTCGTGCTCGATCATCAGCACGGTGACGTCACGCGGGATCTCCGACAGCAGGCGCGCGATGTCGTGGCGCTCGTCGCTCGACAGGCCCGCGAAGGGCTCGTCGAGCAGCAGCACCTTCGGTTCCTGCGCCAGCGCCATGGCGATCTCGATGCGCCGACGCTCGCCGTAGGAGGTTTCGGACAGGAGCCGATGCCTGAGGTGGGCGAGGCCGACGCGGGCCAGGGCGGCCTCGGCCCGCTCGGCGAGGGCATGCTGGCGGTCGAGCGAGACGAAGGGATTCCAGCGCAGCGGGGACAGGCCGAGCAGCGCCAGCGTGACGTTGCGCAGGATCGTGTCCGCGCCGAACAGCGTGATGATCTGGTAGGTGCGGGCGAGGCCGAGGTGGGCGCGCGCCCGGCTCGGCTCCCGCGTGATGTTTTGCCCCATCAGCGAGATCGTGCCGCTCGTCGGCCGGAGGTCGCCGGTGATCTGGTTGAACAGCGTCGTCTTGCCCGCGCCGTTCGGCCCGATGATCAGGCGACGCTCGCCGGGCTCCACGGTCATGTCGACGTCACGGGTGACCTTGAGGCCGCCGAAGTTCTTGCTGAGGCCGCGGATGGCGAGGGCGCTCGTGGACGCGGTCATCGGCCCGCCTCGGCGCGGACGCGCAGTTCGCGGGGCTGCTCGGAGGCTCCCTCGGATGCCGGCACCTCCGCCTTCCCAGGCCCGCACAGGCCGCGGTAGGCGGAGCGGACGAGCCGGGCCGTGCCTGGCACGAGCCCTTCGGGCATGAAGCTGATGATCAGCACGAAGACGATGCCGAGGACCATGTTCCACCGCTCGACGTAGGCGCTGACCACGTTCTTCATGATCACGACGAGGGCGGCTCCCACGACGGGGCCGGCCAGGGTCGCGGTACCGCCCGAGATGACCATCAGCAGCACTTCGGCGGAGCTCTGCAGCGACATCACCTGAGGGCTGATGAACTGGTTGTAGTAGACGAACAGCAGGCCCGCGACCGCGCTCCAGAAACCCGACAACGTGAAAGCTAGGAAGCGGATCGTCCACACGTCGAAGCCCAGCGCGCTCATGCGGCGGGGCTGGTCGCGCGTGCCGCGCAGGCTCGCCCCAAAGGGCGAGCGCACGAACAGCACCATGGAAGCCGCGCAGACGAGGAAGGCCAGCAGCGTCAGCCAGTAGAAGGCCGACGGGTCGGCGAGGCTCAGGCCCAAGGGCGACGGCCGGTCCGCCACCGTGACACCGTTGTCGCCGTTGGTGAGGCTGGCCCAGCGATAGGTGAGGCCCCAAAGGATCTGGCCCAACGCCAGCGTGATCATGAGGAAGCCGATGCCCGTCGCCCTGAGCGACAGCACGGCGAACAACGCCGACATCAGCACCGTGACGACGAGCGCTGCCAGCACGGAGGCGAGTTGGCCCTGGCCGGACGCGAGGAGAAGGCCGGCCGTGTAGCCCGACACGCCGAACAGGGCGGCGTGGCCGAGCGAGGTGAGACCCGCGTAGCCCACGAGCACGTTGAGCGCGAGCGCGAAGACGGCGTAGAAGAGGATCTGCGTGGCTATGTTGACGTAATAGCTGTCCGCCAGCCACAGGGGCAGCGTGGCCAGCGCCGCCGTGCCGAGCAGCAGGGCTACGCCCTGGATGACGTTCACGCGGCTCATAGCGCCACCCGCCCGAGCAGGCCTTGCGGGCGCACCAGAAGCACGATCAGCATCGGCAGGAACAGGATGACGTAGGACAGATCCGGAAGCATGGCCTGCCCGAAGTTATAGAGAAAGCCGATCAGAAGACTGCCGAGCAGGGCGCCGACGAGGCTGCCCGCCCCGCCGAGGATCACCACGATCAGCGCCAGCGGCAGCATGTCGGCGTCGAGGCCCGGATAGACAGACAGGATGGGTGAGCCGACCACGCCCGCGAAGCCGGCGAGGCCCGCGCCCAGGCAGAAGACGAACGTGAACAGACTGGACACGCGGATGCCCATGGCGCGGGCGATGGGCGCGTCATCGACGCCGGCGCGGATCATCGCGCCGAGCCGAGAGTGCTCGATCAGCAGCCAGAGGGCGGCCGCCACCGCGACGGCGAGGACCACGACGGCGAGCCGATACAGTGGCACGGTGGTCCCGAGCGCGGCGACGCTGCTCCGCAGACCCGCCGGGGTGCCGGGTTGGATGGGATCGCCAGTCCAGATCATGAGGCAGAGATCGGCGACGATGAACGAGAGGCCCAGAGTCAGAAGCACCTGGGCAAGCGGCTGGCCCGCGAGGCGCCGCAACAGGACGCGCTCGACGAGCCCACCCACGATCAGCGTCACGCCGGCCCCGGCCAGGGCGGCCAGCCAGAAATCGTATCCGCGTTGCGCCAGGCTCGCGCCCACATAGGCGCCGAGCATGAAGAACGAGCCATGCATCAGGTTGGGGATGCGCATCAGGCCGAAGATGAGCGAGAACCCGGCCGACAGGAGAAACAGCAGACCACCGAAGCTTATGCTGTTGATCGTGAGCAGCGACCACATGTCGATCACTCCAAGTTCTTCGCAGGCGGGCTGTCTTTCGCGTAGACCGGCTCCTTGAGGAATGTGGCCGGATCATAGGTCCAGAACTGGCTGACCTTCTCGTAGGTCTTGACGGTGGCGTTGACGAGCTTGCCGCCCTGCCGCTCGCAGCGCCTCACGAAGACATCGCCCACCACGTTGCCGTATGTGTCGAAGGTGAAGGGCCCCCGCGGCGTATCGGTCAGGGAAAGGCCCTTCAGGGCCGCCATGAAGGCGTCCTTGTCATCCGTCTTGCCGCCGAGTTTGGCGATGGCACCCTCGACGCATTGACCGGCGATATACATGCCGGCCGAGTATGCGCCGGGCACGACGCCGTAATCCTTGTCCATCGCCGCGACGAAGCGCTTGTTGCTGTCCGACCCGTAGTCGGAGGTGTAGAAAGTCGACGAATAGGCGCCGACGGCCTCGTCTCCGAAGCTTTTCAGCAGCGCGTCGTCGAAGGCCGTCCACCCGCCGGTGACCGGCACCTTGCCCTTGAGGCCGACGTCAGCGTAGGCGCGCAGGAACTTCAGTGGGTTCGAGCCTGCGAAGCCCGTGAAGACGCCGTCGACCTGACCGATCTGGGCGATGAAGGGCGTGAAGTCCGGGGCGTTCAGCGGCGGCCACAGCTTGCGCACCACCTTGCCGCCCTCGTCCTCGAAGACGCGCTGGAACGCGGACACCTGCTCGTAGCCGAAGGCAAAGTCTTCGGAGATCGTCGCCACGCGCTTGAGGTGCATCTCCTTCAGGGCGTAGTCGGCCATGACGTGCGAGCACTGGCCCGAACTCGCGGCCGGGCGGACCACCCATGGGTTGACATGCCGCTGCGTGACGTCCTCCGCCGCCGCGAGGCTGATCAGCGGAACCTTGCGGGCGCGGACGTAGTCCGTGACGGCCAGCAATTCGAAGGCGGCGAGCGGCCCCAGGATGACGCCGACCTTGTTGCGCTCGACGAGTTCCTGCGCCTTGGTGCGAGCGCCCGCCGGGTTTCCGCCTGTGTCGGCCGCAATGAGCTCCACGGCACGGCCGGCGAGCGTGGAGCCTTTCTCCTTCAGGAAGGTCGCGAGGCCCTGTTCCATCTGCAGGCCGCCCTGCGCCAGCGGCCCCGTGCGGACCGTGAGCAGCCCGATGCGAAACGGCTCGGCCTGCGCGCGCAGCACCGCCGGCATCGCCACGACGGCGCCCGCGGCGAGTCCGCCTTTGAGGATCTGGCGGCGTGTGGTCATGGTGTCCTCCCCCGACATGCGCGGCGCCTTTTGGCGTCCGCGTCCTCATCGTGGCCCACCGGGGATCCGGGGGCTGCTTCCGACCTGCCACCACCGTAGAAGCGGGCTTCGCGCGTACAAATTATATGATCGCGCCCGCCCGATCAGATTGCGTGATGGCTGTGCCGCCTTCCGCCCGACGTGCCATCCCGGCACGGGCTTCGAGGACGCGGCACACGGCCGCCGTGTCGAGGTCCGCGAAGCCGCGCGCGAGTGCGTCGTCGTAGACCGGGGCGCTCGCCTTGAAGAGGGGAGCGTCGACGCCGAGTTCGGCCGCGAAGCGCCCGATGACGTCCATATCCTTCTGCCACGTCGACACTTTCATCGTCGCGGGCTCGTAGACATCCTCGGCCATCATGGGCGCGCGCAACGCGAAGACGCGGGAGTTGCCGACGCCGGCTCCGACGAGCTTGACGATCTGGTGCGGGTCCAGCCCGGCCCGCATGCCCAACACCATGGCCTCGGCCGAAGCCACGTTGTGGATCGCCACGAGGAGGTTGGCGACGAGCTTCATGCGCGTCCCGTTGCCGAAAGCGCCGAGGTCGTGGGCTTCGCGCGCGAGGTCGGCGAAGGCGGGCATCATCTCCGCAACCGCGGCCGCCTCGCCGCTCGCGTAGAAGACCAGGTCCTTCACCTTGGCCTGGGCGCCCGTGCCGGAGACGGGGCAGTCGAGCGGGCGGTGGCCGGCCCTCGACAGGACGTGCGCGAAGGCGAGCTTGTCCTCGAGCGCGAGGGTGCTGGCGTCCGCGACGACCCGCCCCTCGGCCCCAGATGCCACCACCGCGGCCGCCGTCGCGGCCGCGGCTGCGGCGCTCGGCAGACTGGTGAGGATGAGCGGCGCGCGCCGGGCCAGGTCAGCGACGTCCGCCGCAGGAGCCACCCCGTCCGCCTCGGCCTCCGCGCGACGCGCCTCGCTCACATCGAAGCCGACCACATCCCAGCCCGCGGCGACGAGGTTGCGGGACATCGCACCTCCCATGATGCCGAGGCCGATGATCCCAATGCTGCCCTTCATGGCCCCGCCTCCCGCTGTCCCGTGACGCGCCGTGATCGCGCTTGTCGTGCTTACGGAGCATGATATCGTTTTTTATCGATAGATAAATAGCGGAGTGATCGATGCACGTCGGAATCATAGGACTCGGCCGGATGGGGCAGGCTATGGCCGAAAGGCTGCATGAGGCCGGGCACGTGATCGTGGGATGGAACCGTACGCCCGGTCGGCTGGATGGAAGCGTGGGCGAAGAGGCCGCGAGTCCGCGCGCGCTCGCCGACGGGGTCGAGGTCATCATATCCATGCTGACCGACGCCGCCGCGATCGAGGCCTGCTATCACGGGCTGGACGGCGTCCTGTCGGCGCCGCTGGCCGGCAAGCTCGTGATCGAGATGAGCACCGTACGCCCGGAGGTCGAGGTCGCGCTCGCCCGGTCCGTGGCCGAGCGCGGCGGGGCCTTCGTGGAATGCCCCGTCGGGGGGAGCGTCGGGCCGGCGCGGAGCGGCAGCCTGCTCGGCCTCGCCGGAGGAACGGACGAGGACGTAGCGCGGGCCCGCCCCGTGCTCGACGCGCTGTGCCGCCGGGTGGAGCATGTCGGCCCCGTCGGATCCGGCGCCAGCATGAAGCTCGCCATCAACCTACCCCTGCTCGTCTTCTACCAAGCGCTCGGTGAGGCCCTGACACTGTGCCGCCACCTCGACCTCGATCCCGGATGGCTGGTCGGCTTCTTCTCCGAGACGTCCGGAGGCGCCAACGTGCTGAAGGGGCGAGGGCCGGCCATCGCCGAGGCGCTGGCGGGGGGTGCACCGGCGACCACCTTCGACGTGGCATCGATCCGGAAGGACCTCCGCACCATGGTGGCCGAAGCGGGATCCCTCGGAGCCAGGCTGCCGCTCGCCGAAGCCACGCTGGCGGTCTACGACGAGGCTGCCTCGGCGGGCTGGGACGCGCGGGACGGGGCCGCGCTGCCCTCGTTCTGGCGGACGCGCCACCGACCCGCCGACGGCGCCGTCACGGCGCCGTGAACGGCTCGGGAGCACCGGCGGGCAAGGGAACCTCGAAGGCCTGGATCGTCATGGAGATCAGGCCGTAGTAGCCGAGCACGCCGACGAGGTCGACGACGCCGACGCGGCCCAGCTCCGCGACGGCGCCCGCGAAAGTCTCGTCGGAAACGCGACGGTCGCGCAGCAGCTCGACGGCGAAGCGGTAGACGGCGCGCTCGTCCGCGGCGGCGAAGCCGGGCTCCCGGCCGAGCCGGATCGCCTCGACGACCTCGGGATCGAGCCCGGCCGCCAGCGCGATCGGGGCGTGGACGGCCCATTCGAAGCCGGCCCGCCAATGCGCGCCGGTGACCACGATGGCGAGTTCGGACAGGCGGGCCGGCAGGCTCGTGCCGTAGCGGCAGAAGGCGCCCAGCGCCTGCGCTTTGTCGGCCAGGCCCGGGCTGTTGACCCAGACGCGGAGCGGCCCCTCCACGACACCCCGCGGACCCGCCAGGATGGCGTCGTAGACGCGGCGCCCCTCGGGCGGCAGCGTCGCGGGATCGATGTCGTCGAGGCGCGGCATGGTGGTCTCCGGAAGGCGCGGGGGCCGGTGTCGAGCGGCGTCAGGCTTCGACCGCGACGGGCTGGTTCTCCGCGGCCGAGCGGCACACGGCTTCCAGCACGGCGACGTTGCCGACCTTCTGCCCGTCGGTGAACGGGTAGGGCGACCCCGTTTCGGCGGCCCGTGCGAAGGTTTCGAGCCCGGCCCGCACCGTGTCGGTCCAGGGATAGTCGCGCGTTTCGCGGCTGCCATCGCGGCGCTGAAGGGTGAAGCTCGTCGGGCCCGGCGTGTCGGGGTGGGTGTGGTTGCGGATCTCGATCCAGCCCTCGGAGCCGAAGATCGTCAGGCCGATGTACATCGGCGTCACCAGGATGGCGTTAATGTAGCCCGTCGCCCCGGACGCGAAGCGCATCAGCACCGAGATGACGTCGCCCGTGTGGCGGTAGGCGACGCGGCTCGCGGTCGCGGCATAGACTTCGGCGACGGGCCCGATCAGGTCGAGGTAGAGGTCGGTGAGGTGGATGCCCATGGCCGTCATGCCGGCGGCGGGCGCGTCGCGGGGGGAGGCCCGCCAATCGCCTTCGGGCACATGCGCGAGCTTGTCGTGGCTGAAATTCGCCTCGGCGTGCATGATCGTGCCGATGGCCCCTTCGCGCAGCAGGCGCCGGGCTTCGCCGATCGCCGCCTCGTAACGCCGCTCGTGGCCGATACCCAGCATCACCCCCGCATCGCGGCAAGCCGCGACGGAGCGCTCAGCGTCGGCGCGGGCGAGGCCGAGCGGCTTCTCGCAGAACACGTGCTTGCCGGCCCGCGCAACGGCCTCGACCTGCGCCGTGTGGAGCGCGTGCGGCGTCGCCAGGATGACGGCCCCGATCCCAGGGTCGGACAGCACCTCCGACAGGTCGGACGCGAAGCCGACGCCGTGCTCGGCCGCGAACGCGGCGCGGGCGGGGTCCCGGTCGACGGCCCTGACGATGCGCAGAACCTCGGATCCGGCCATACGCCGGATGATGTGCTGGCCCCACCACCCGAGCCCGACGACGGCAGCATCGATCATCTGTTGGTTTCCTCAGGAGTCGGCCCGCGGCCGGCATGGGAAGGCGGGCTCGCGGCCGCCATCGCGGGGTGTCACGCGTCGGCGGACAGCGGCAGGTGCGTGCCGTAACGGCCGCCGGCGAAGACCAGAGGATCGCCATCGCGGTAATGCGCCCTGACCACCCGCCCGACGAAGATCACGTGGTCGCCGCCCTCGATCGTGCTCTCGGTCCGACATTCGAAGATGGCCAGACTCGCGTCGAGCATGGGGCAGCCGCCGATGCCGGGGCTGAAGTCCACGCCCTCGAACTTGTCGTGCCGCGGCGTGGCGAAATGGCGGGACACGTCGGTCTGCCGGCTCGACAGGACGTTGACGACGAAATGGCCCGAACTCTTGAAGCGCTCCAGCGAGGGGGCGAGCAGGCGAAGGCTCCACAGGACCAGCGGCGGGTCGAGCGACACCGCGGTGAAGGAGTTGGCCGTGAGCCCCTCATATCGGCCGTCCATCTGCGTCGTGACCACGGTCACGCCGGTGGCGTAACGCCCGAGCGCGTTCCGGAGGAGGCGCGGGTCGGCGCCGGCCTGGTCGAGGGGAAGGGATGTCATCGTCATGGCGGCAAGCTAGGCGCCATGCCGAGGAACGAAAAATGATTGTTTCTTCTTATCTGCATCAGAAAATCGGATGAGCCGCGGGTAGACTGCGATGGTTGGGACGCTTCAAGACATCAGGCTCTTCGTCGCTGCCTATGAGGAGCGGTCGTTCACGGCGGCGGGCCAGCGCGAGAACGCGACGCAGTCGGGCGTGTCCCAGCACATCCGCAAGCTGGAGGAGCGATTTCGGATCAACCTGTTCACGCGCGACAAGGGCCGCATCACGCCGACGCCCGCCGGCGACAGCTATTACCGCTGCGCCCTGGACGTGCTCCGCGCCCATGACGCCGCCACCAAGGTGGCCCAGACTTTTGCGACGGGCCTCGCGGGCGACGTGGTGGTGGGCCTGATGCCGACGATGACGCGCTGTGTCCTGGCGCCCGCATTGGCCGCCTTCAGCGACGCCCATCCCAACGTGTCGCTGCGCATCGTCGAGGGCTACAGCGGGACGCTGACCAAGCTCGTCCAGGCGGCCGAGCTCGACTTCGCCGTCCTGCCCGCGACGGCCGGCTTCGTGGGGCTCCGGAGCCGCCACTACCTGACCACGCCCGAGGTGCTGGTCGGTTCGAAGAGCCATGCCGGCCGCCGCAGCCTCGACCCGGTCCGCGCCCGCGACCTCGGGCCGCTCCGATTGGTGGTGCCGAGCCGCGTCAACACGCGGAGGATGACGATCGACCGCTATTTCGATTCCAACGGCGTCAAGATCGAACGCCTGATCGAGCTCGACGCCATGCTGGGGACGCTGGATCTGGTCGGCCGCTCCGATTGGGTGGCGGTGCTGCCCGGGATCATGATGGCGGGCGACGCGGAACCCGAGAACCTCGTCATCAACCCGCTCTCGGCGCCGGTCCTCAAGCTGGATCTCGTGGTGGTGGAGCCGACCCACCGCACCCTGTCCCCCCCGGCCGATGCTTTCCTGGCGCGCCTCGTCGAGGAGGGGCGGCGGCTCAACGCGCGCTGGGACGATGCGGGCGCAGGCTGCGCTCCCTGATTGCGGCCCGACGGCGACCCTCGAGAGGTCAAGGAGCCTCACGCCGCCTGGAGGAAGCCCTCCACGGTCCGCGCGAACAGCTCCGGCTGCTCGGCGCAGGCCTGATGCGCCGCCGCGGGGATGACCGACAGGGCCGCGCCAGGGATGCCGTCGGCGAGGGCGCGCGCCATGGCGGGCGTCGTCGCCTCGTCGGCCTCGCCGACCACGACCAGGGTCGGGCATGCGATCCGCGCGAGGCAGGGTGCGATGTCGTAGCCCAGGATGGCCTCGCAGCAACCGAGGAAGCCCTCGGCCGGCGTGGCCGCAATGGATTCCGCGAAGCGGCGCACCAGCCCCGGGTTCGCAGCACGGAACTCCGGCGTGAACCAGCGGGCGAGGGTGCCGTCGACGACGGCCTCCGTCCCGCCGGCGCGGACGGCGTCCATGCGGGCCCGCCAGCC is drawn from Lichenibacterium dinghuense and contains these coding sequences:
- a CDS encoding ABC transporter substrate-binding protein, translated to MTTRRQILKGGLAAGAVVAMPAVLRAQAEPFRIGLLTVRTGPLAQGGLQMEQGLATFLKEKGSTLAGRAVELIAADTGGNPAGARTKAQELVERNKVGVILGPLAAFELLAVTDYVRARKVPLISLAAAEDVTQRHVNPWVVRPAASSGQCSHVMADYALKEMHLKRVATISEDFAFGYEQVSAFQRVFEDEGGKVVRKLWPPLNAPDFTPFIAQIGQVDGVFTGFAGSNPLKFLRAYADVGLKGKVPVTGGWTAFDDALLKSFGDEAVGAYSSTFYTSDYGSDSNKRFVAAMDKDYGVVPGAYSAGMYIAGQCVEGAIAKLGGKTDDKDAFMAALKGLSLTDTPRGPFTFDTYGNVVGDVFVRRCERQGGKLVNATVKTYEKVSQFWTYDPATFLKEPVYAKDSPPAKNLE
- a CDS encoding branched-chain amino acid ABC transporter permease, with translation MSRVNVIQGVALLLGTAALATLPLWLADSYYVNIATQILFYAVFALALNVLVGYAGLTSLGHAALFGVSGYTAGLLLASGQGQLASVLAALVVTVLMSALFAVLSLRATGIGFLMITLALGQILWGLTYRWASLTNGDNGVTVADRPSPLGLSLADPSAFYWLTLLAFLVCAASMVLFVRSPFGASLRGTRDQPRRMSALGFDVWTIRFLAFTLSGFWSAVAGLLFVYYNQFISPQVMSLQSSAEVLLMVISGGTATLAGPVVGAALVVIMKNVVSAYVERWNMVLGIVFVLIISFMPEGLVPGTARLVRSAYRGLCGPGKAEVPASEGASEQPRELRVRAEAGR
- a CDS encoding Gfo/Idh/MocA family protein, giving the protein MIDAAVVGLGWWGQHIIRRMAGSEVLRIVRAVDRDPARAAFAAEHGVGFASDLSEVLSDPGIGAVILATPHALHTAQVEAVARAGKHVFCEKPLGLARADAERSVAACRDAGVMLGIGHERRYEAAIGEARRLLREGAIGTIMHAEANFSHDKLAHVPEGDWRASPRDAPAAGMTAMGIHLTDLYLDLIGPVAEVYAATASRVAYRHTGDVISVLMRFASGATGYINAILVTPMYIGLTIFGSEGWIEIRNHTHPDTPGPTSFTLQRRDGSRETRDYPWTDTVRAGLETFARAAETGSPYPFTDGQKVGNVAVLEAVCRSAAENQPVAVEA
- a CDS encoding LysR family transcriptional regulator; amino-acid sequence: MVGTLQDIRLFVAAYEERSFTAAGQRENATQSGVSQHIRKLEERFRINLFTRDKGRITPTPAGDSYYRCALDVLRAHDAATKVAQTFATGLAGDVVVGLMPTMTRCVLAPALAAFSDAHPNVSLRIVEGYSGTLTKLVQAAELDFAVLPATAGFVGLRSRHYLTTPEVLVGSKSHAGRRSLDPVRARDLGPLRLVVPSRVNTRRMTIDRYFDSNGVKIERLIELDAMLGTLDLVGRSDWVAVLPGIMMAGDAEPENLVINPLSAPVLKLDLVVVEPTHRTLSPPADAFLARLVEEGRRLNARWDDAGAGCAP
- a CDS encoding NAD(P)-dependent oxidoreductase: MHVGIIGLGRMGQAMAERLHEAGHVIVGWNRTPGRLDGSVGEEAASPRALADGVEVIISMLTDAAAIEACYHGLDGVLSAPLAGKLVIEMSTVRPEVEVALARSVAERGGAFVECPVGGSVGPARSGSLLGLAGGTDEDVARARPVLDALCRRVEHVGPVGSGASMKLAINLPLLVFYQALGEALTLCRHLDLDPGWLVGFFSETSGGANVLKGRGPAIAEALAGGAPATTFDVASIRKDLRTMVAEAGSLGARLPLAEATLAVYDEAASAGWDARDGAALPSFWRTRHRPADGAVTAP
- a CDS encoding ABC transporter ATP-binding protein — encoded protein: MATDILALSAVQAFYGDSHVLHGVSLRLGAGRLLGLLGRNGAGKSTCLNAIVGLVQTRGGSIAVAGETVRRPSPEAMASRRVAIVPQGRRIFRSLTVRENLAVAARRPAKDAPVAWSLDSVFAMFPRLRERQSQHAGLMSGGEQQMLAIGRALMTNPRVLLMDEPSEGLAPQIVAEVGRIIARLRGEGLSIVLVEQNIKLALELCDDVALINTGSVVFTGTAAALAADEATIAQHLGVF
- a CDS encoding branched-chain amino acid ABC transporter permease yields the protein MWSLLTINSISFGGLLFLLSAGFSLIFGLMRIPNLMHGSFFMLGAYVGASLAQRGYDFWLAALAGAGVTLIVGGLVERVLLRRLAGQPLAQVLLTLGLSFIVADLCLMIWTGDPIQPGTPAGLRSSVAALGTTVPLYRLAVVVLAVAVAAALWLLIEHSRLGAMIRAGVDDAPIARAMGIRVSSLFTFVFCLGAGLAGFAGVVGSPILSVYPGLDADMLPLALIVVILGGAGSLVGALLGSLLIGFLYNFGQAMLPDLSYVILFLPMLIVLLVRPQGLLGRVAL
- a CDS encoding flavin reductase family protein produces the protein MTMTSLPLDQAGADPRLLRNALGRYATGVTVVTTQMDGRYEGLTANSFTAVSLDPPLVLWSLRLLAPSLERFKSSGHFVVNVLSSRQTDVSRHFATPRHDKFEGVDFSPGIGGCPMLDASLAIFECRTESTIEGGDHVIFVGRVVRAHYRDGDPLVFAGGRYGTHLPLSADA
- a CDS encoding amidohydrolase family protein; the protein is MTATTEIWNRYVATEARSHDKPGRQFRPRSLTFDAHAHIAVAAAGAFLKPHLDMDTIPLARWQTPETRAVNDRQDEDVKVRLFDQDHRIRNLDAMGVDMQLVMPTPNQCCYAVSGEVGAEAARLVNDGLRDFVARRPDRFVAFGTVPMQDAELAVRELDRCVNELGFKGVQILTTLAGREVSDPSHEPFWKRAEELGATVFIHPNGFTEGARFQRFYFNNVIGNPLETTLALHHLIFDGVLERYPALKIVAAHGGGFVGGYWGRIDHAWGARSDCRGDLPNPPSSYLKKVYVDSVVFTPGQLENLVTLFGADHVLMGTDDPFDMGEYDPVGHIVGSKLDEAAVEAICGGNAKRLLNL
- a CDS encoding ABC transporter ATP-binding protein yields the protein MTASTSALAIRGLSKNFGGLKVTRDVDMTVEPGERRLIIGPNGAGKTTLFNQITGDLRPTSGTISLMGQNITREPSRARAHLGLARTYQIITLFGADTILRNVTLALLGLSPLRWNPFVSLDRQHALAERAEAALARVGLAHLRHRLLSETSYGERRRIEIAMALAQEPKVLLLDEPFAGLSSDERHDIARLLSEIPRDVTVLMIEHDMDVALGFADRITLLNFGEVVVEGSRADVVADPRTREVYLGH
- a CDS encoding carboxymuconolactone decarboxylase family protein, with product MPRLDDIDPATLPPEGRRVYDAILAGPRGVVEGPLRVWVNSPGLADKAQALGAFCRYGTSLPARLSELAIVVTGAHWRAGFEWAVHAPIALAAGLDPEVVEAIRLGREPGFAAADERAVYRFAVELLRDRRVSDETFAGAVAELGRVGVVDLVGVLGYYGLISMTIQAFEVPLPAGAPEPFTAP
- a CDS encoding alpha/beta fold hydrolase codes for the protein MRLHHRIEGDGPWVTLAHSLASNLTLFDDLAARLARRHRVLRLDLRGHGASPAPNGPYAMAELAGDAAELLDGLGAAGTAWVGVSLGGMVGLTLALDRPDLVARLVAADTTAGYPEALHAGWRARMDAVRAGGTEAVVDGTLARWFTPEFRAANPGLVRRFAESIAATPAEGFLGCCEAILGYDIAPCLARIACPTLVVVGEADEATTPAMARALADGIPGAALSVIPAAAHQACAEQPELFARTVEGFLQAA
- a CDS encoding NAD(P)-dependent oxidoreductase, with amino-acid sequence MKGSIGIIGLGIMGGAMSRNLVAAGWDVVGFDVSEARRAEAEADGVAPAADVADLARRAPLILTSLPSAAAAAATAAAVVASGAEGRVVADASTLALEDKLAFAHVLSRAGHRPLDCPVSGTGAQAKVKDLVFYASGEAAAVAEMMPAFADLAREAHDLGAFGNGTRMKLVANLLVAIHNVASAEAMVLGMRAGLDPHQIVKLVGAGVGNSRVFALRAPMMAEDVYEPATMKVSTWQKDMDVIGRFAAELGVDAPLFKASAPVYDDALARGFADLDTAAVCRVLEARAGMARRAEGGTAITQSDRAGAII